Proteins from a single region of Salvelinus fontinalis isolate EN_2023a chromosome 15, ASM2944872v1, whole genome shotgun sequence:
- the nubpl gene encoding iron-sulfur protein NUBPL isoform X3 codes for MCSVTSGSERSLQERQKQHMARGLPKQKPIAGVKQVIVVASGKGGVGKSTTAVNLALGLTANDPSKTVGILDADVYGPSVPKLMSLKGNPELTDSRRHRSEYNLMRPLMNFGIPCMSMGFLVEDVAPIVWRGLMVMSAIEKLLRQVDWGLLDYLVIDMPPGTGDVQLSITQNVPIAGAVIVSTPQDIALLDARRGAEMFRKVNVPVLGIVQNMSVFQCPKCNHQTHIFGADGARALADTLGVQVLGDIPLHLSIREMSDRGQPVVVSSPDSPEAEAYRKVATAVVQRLEELSG; via the exons atgtgcagcgtg ACCTCAGGTTCTGAGAGGTCGTTGCAGGAGAGACAGAAGCAGCACATGGCTCGTGGCTTGCCCAAACAAAAGCCCATTGCTGGAGTGAAACAAGTTATTGTGGTGGCCTCAGGGAAGGGGGGTGTTGGGAAATCAACCACTGCAG TGAATTTGGCCCTTGGACTCACAGCTAATGATCCA AGTAAAACTGTGGGCATCTTAGACGCTGATGTTTATGGTCCCTCAGTTCCTAAACTGATGAGCCTGAAGGGGAACCCAGAACTAACTGACAGTAGGAGACATCGATCTGAAT ACAACCTAATGAGACCACTTATGAATTTTGGGATTCCTTG TATGTCCATGGGGTTTCTGGTAGAGGATGTTGCACCCATTGTCTGGAGGGGCCTGATGGTGATGTCAGCTATAGAGAAGCTACTTAGACAG GTAGATTGGGGACTGCTGGACTACCTGGTTATTGACATGCCACCTGGGACTGGAGATGTTCAGTTATCAATCACTCAGAACGTCCCAATAGCAGGAGCAGTGATCGTGTCCACTCCTCAGGATATTGCCTTGCTGGATGCACGCAGAGGAGCAGAAATGTTCAGAAAGGTCAATGTACCG GTCCTGGGTATAGTCCAGAATATGAGCGTGTTTCAGTGCCCCAAGTGTAACCACCAGACCCACATCTTTGGGGCAGATGGAGCAAGGGCCCTTGCTGATACTCTGGGAGTACAAGTATTGG GAGACATTCCTCTACACCTGAGCATCAGAGAGATGTCAGACAGAGGCCAGCCTGTAGTGGTGTCCTCACCTGACAGCCCTGAG GCTGAGGCCTACAGAAAGGTGGCAACTGCCGTGGTCCAGCGTCTAGAAGAACTCTCTGGTTGA
- the nubpl gene encoding iron-sulfur protein NUBPL isoform X1 yields MAHCSYSKFSHLLKLTTANLNKPTLLRTGGGIQHAPQRCKYFIRFHKTSGSERSLQERQKQHMARGLPKQKPIAGVKQVIVVASGKGGVGKSTTAVNLALGLTANDPSKTVGILDADVYGPSVPKLMSLKGNPELTDSRRHRSEYNLMRPLMNFGIPCMSMGFLVEDVAPIVWRGLMVMSAIEKLLRQVDWGLLDYLVIDMPPGTGDVQLSITQNVPIAGAVIVSTPQDIALLDARRGAEMFRKVNVPVLGIVQNMSVFQCPKCNHQTHIFGADGARALADTLGVQVLGDIPLHLSIREMSDRGQPVVVSSPDSPEAEAYRKVATAVVQRLEELSG; encoded by the exons ATGGCTCACTGTAGCTACAGTAAATTCTCACATTTATTAAAATTAACAACCGCTAACCTAAATAAACCAACATTGTTACGGACAGGGGGAGGCATTCAACATGCTCCACAACGCTGCAAATATTTCATACGTTTTCACAAG ACCTCAGGTTCTGAGAGGTCGTTGCAGGAGAGACAGAAGCAGCACATGGCTCGTGGCTTGCCCAAACAAAAGCCCATTGCTGGAGTGAAACAAGTTATTGTGGTGGCCTCAGGGAAGGGGGGTGTTGGGAAATCAACCACTGCAG TGAATTTGGCCCTTGGACTCACAGCTAATGATCCA AGTAAAACTGTGGGCATCTTAGACGCTGATGTTTATGGTCCCTCAGTTCCTAAACTGATGAGCCTGAAGGGGAACCCAGAACTAACTGACAGTAGGAGACATCGATCTGAAT ACAACCTAATGAGACCACTTATGAATTTTGGGATTCCTTG TATGTCCATGGGGTTTCTGGTAGAGGATGTTGCACCCATTGTCTGGAGGGGCCTGATGGTGATGTCAGCTATAGAGAAGCTACTTAGACAG GTAGATTGGGGACTGCTGGACTACCTGGTTATTGACATGCCACCTGGGACTGGAGATGTTCAGTTATCAATCACTCAGAACGTCCCAATAGCAGGAGCAGTGATCGTGTCCACTCCTCAGGATATTGCCTTGCTGGATGCACGCAGAGGAGCAGAAATGTTCAGAAAGGTCAATGTACCG GTCCTGGGTATAGTCCAGAATATGAGCGTGTTTCAGTGCCCCAAGTGTAACCACCAGACCCACATCTTTGGGGCAGATGGAGCAAGGGCCCTTGCTGATACTCTGGGAGTACAAGTATTGG GAGACATTCCTCTACACCTGAGCATCAGAGAGATGTCAGACAGAGGCCAGCCTGTAGTGGTGTCCTCACCTGACAGCCCTGAG GCTGAGGCCTACAGAAAGGTGGCAACTGCCGTGGTCCAGCGTCTAGAAGAACTCTCTGGTTGA
- the nubpl gene encoding iron-sulfur protein NUBPL isoform X2 — protein MAHCSYSKFSHLLKLTTANLNKPTLLRTGGGIQHAPQRCKYFIRFHKTSGSERSLQERQKQHMARGLPKQKPIAGVKQVIVVASGKGGVGKSTTAVNLALGLTANDPSKTVGILDADVYGPSVPKLMSLKGNPELTDNNLMRPLMNFGIPCMSMGFLVEDVAPIVWRGLMVMSAIEKLLRQVDWGLLDYLVIDMPPGTGDVQLSITQNVPIAGAVIVSTPQDIALLDARRGAEMFRKVNVPVLGIVQNMSVFQCPKCNHQTHIFGADGARALADTLGVQVLGDIPLHLSIREMSDRGQPVVVSSPDSPEAEAYRKVATAVVQRLEELSG, from the exons ATGGCTCACTGTAGCTACAGTAAATTCTCACATTTATTAAAATTAACAACCGCTAACCTAAATAAACCAACATTGTTACGGACAGGGGGAGGCATTCAACATGCTCCACAACGCTGCAAATATTTCATACGTTTTCACAAG ACCTCAGGTTCTGAGAGGTCGTTGCAGGAGAGACAGAAGCAGCACATGGCTCGTGGCTTGCCCAAACAAAAGCCCATTGCTGGAGTGAAACAAGTTATTGTGGTGGCCTCAGGGAAGGGGGGTGTTGGGAAATCAACCACTGCAG TGAATTTGGCCCTTGGACTCACAGCTAATGATCCA AGTAAAACTGTGGGCATCTTAGACGCTGATGTTTATGGTCCCTCAGTTCCTAAACTGATGAGCCTGAAGGGGAACCCAGAACTAACTGACA ACAACCTAATGAGACCACTTATGAATTTTGGGATTCCTTG TATGTCCATGGGGTTTCTGGTAGAGGATGTTGCACCCATTGTCTGGAGGGGCCTGATGGTGATGTCAGCTATAGAGAAGCTACTTAGACAG GTAGATTGGGGACTGCTGGACTACCTGGTTATTGACATGCCACCTGGGACTGGAGATGTTCAGTTATCAATCACTCAGAACGTCCCAATAGCAGGAGCAGTGATCGTGTCCACTCCTCAGGATATTGCCTTGCTGGATGCACGCAGAGGAGCAGAAATGTTCAGAAAGGTCAATGTACCG GTCCTGGGTATAGTCCAGAATATGAGCGTGTTTCAGTGCCCCAAGTGTAACCACCAGACCCACATCTTTGGGGCAGATGGAGCAAGGGCCCTTGCTGATACTCTGGGAGTACAAGTATTGG GAGACATTCCTCTACACCTGAGCATCAGAGAGATGTCAGACAGAGGCCAGCCTGTAGTGGTGTCCTCACCTGACAGCCCTGAG GCTGAGGCCTACAGAAAGGTGGCAACTGCCGTGGTCCAGCGTCTAGAAGAACTCTCTGGTTGA
- the dtd2 gene encoding D-aminoacyl-tRNA deacylase 2, whose protein sequence is MTEKAGSPLARTVLQQCLYARLQVKLADDHSEAEWVEIDRGMVVYICFFKGATEEMIPKIVNTLLNLKLCEADSGKYVSVLDLPGNVLIVPQATLGGKAKGKGMQYHHNIGKEEGLQLYSNFVSLCEKELALSSNSSETGMIVKHGTYGNRQVLKLDTNGPYTHLMEF, encoded by the exons ATGACTGAAAAGGCAGGTTCTCCACTAGCAAGAACTGTTCTTCAGCAGTGTCTCTATGCAAGGCTTCAGGTCAAACTTGCAGATGATCACTCTGAGGCTGAATGGGTGGAG ATTGACAGAGGGATGGTGGTCTACATCTGCTTTTTTAAAGGCGCTACAGAGGAAATGATTCCAAAAATCG TGAACACTCTGCTCAACTTGAAGCTGTGTGAAGCTGACTCTGGGAAGTATGTGTCAGTGTTGGACCTGCCTGGGAACGTCCTCATCGTGCCTCAGGCTACACTGGGAGGCAAGGCCAAAGGGAAGGGCATGCAGTACCACCATAACATTGGGAAAGAAGAGGGCCTACAGCTCTATTCTAACTTTGTCTCCCTGTGTGAGAAGGAACTGGCTTTGTCCAGTAACAGTAGTGAGACTGGGATGATCGTGAAACATGGAACATATGGGAACAGACAAGTACTGAAGCTAGATACTAACGGACCATACACACACCTGATGGAGTTTTGA